From a single bacterium genomic region:
- the rnc gene encoding ribonuclease III, translated as MNSKKLEQKLKINFKNKELFWQALTHKSYAHMSGIKEDNERLEFLGDSVLNLVISEHLYQRYPTYDEGKLTKLKSSLVNGKSLLLWAKKLSLGDYLLISEEEEKAGGRQRASLLSNALEALIGAIYQDQDWDKAKKFILGQIFTLKGIRKVDYKSSLQELIQKKYKILPEYKVKTESGPAHKKFFEIEVKVKSRIFGRGTGLSKKTAEQEAAKKALNKIKAKKKTKTQ; from the coding sequence ATGAACTCGAAGAAGCTTGAACAAAAGTTAAAAATAAATTTTAAAAACAAAGAACTGTTTTGGCAGGCTTTAACGCATAAATCTTATGCGCACATGTCCGGTATAAAAGAAGATAATGAACGACTCGAGTTTCTAGGGGACAGTGTGCTGAATTTAGTGATATCTGAGCACCTTTATCAGCGGTATCCAACATACGACGAAGGGAAGTTAACTAAACTGAAATCGAGCCTGGTAAACGGAAAGTCTCTTCTGCTCTGGGCCAAGAAATTATCCCTGGGCGACTATCTTTTAATAAGTGAAGAGGAAGAGAAAGCAGGCGGTCGCCAGAGAGCTTCTCTGTTAAGTAATGCCTTGGAGGCCCTAATCGGTGCGATTTACCAGGATCAGGACTGGGATAAGGCAAAGAAGTTTATTCTGGGACAGATTTTCACGCTTAAGGGCATAAGGAAGGTAGATTATAAAAGTAGTCTTCAAGAGTTGATTCAAAAGAAATATAAGATTTTACCAGAATATAAGGTGAAAACAGAGTCGGGTCCAGCCCACAAAAAATTTTTTGAAATCGAAGTGAAAGTGAAAAGTAGAATTTTTGGCCGGGGCACGGGGTTGAGCAAAAAAACAGCCGAACAAGAAGCAGCTAAAAAGGCACTAAATAAGATTAAAGCTAAGAAAAAAACGAAGACACAATAA